In Sinorhizobium numidicum, the following proteins share a genomic window:
- a CDS encoding TAXI family TRAP transporter solute-binding subunit, which produces MKHERITLRGAQIAALSAALLFAGSAMAQQKFVTIGTGGVTGVYYAAGGAICRLLNKDRKTHGIRCSVESTGGSTFNVNTIKEGELDFGMAQSDVQYNAFKGEESFKEGSAHTDLRAVFSIHPEPFTVLAHPNAGVTKFEDFKGKRFNVGNPGSGTRASMERLLGAMGWTLADFSLASELKADEHGPALCDGKIDGFFYGVGHPSANIQDPTTTCGAKLVSLTGEAVDKLVAENPYYARATIPGGLYNNNPEDTETFGVLATLVTSANVPEESVYQLTKSVFENFDEFKSLHPAFANLDPAKMIAEGLSAPLHPGAEKYYKEKGWLK; this is translated from the coding sequence ATGAAACATGAACGGATTACCCTTCGCGGAGCGCAGATCGCCGCTCTGTCGGCGGCGTTGCTGTTTGCAGGCAGCGCCATGGCGCAGCAGAAATTCGTGACCATTGGCACGGGCGGCGTCACCGGCGTCTACTACGCCGCGGGCGGCGCCATCTGCCGGCTCTTGAACAAGGACCGCAAGACCCACGGCATCCGCTGCTCGGTTGAGTCCACCGGCGGATCGACATTCAACGTGAACACGATCAAGGAAGGCGAACTCGACTTCGGCATGGCGCAGTCCGATGTCCAGTACAACGCTTTCAAGGGCGAGGAATCGTTCAAGGAGGGCAGCGCGCACACCGACCTCAGGGCAGTCTTCTCGATCCATCCGGAGCCGTTCACTGTGCTGGCTCATCCAAATGCCGGCGTGACGAAATTCGAGGACTTCAAGGGCAAGCGCTTCAATGTCGGCAATCCGGGTTCGGGAACACGCGCTTCCATGGAACGTCTGCTCGGCGCCATGGGCTGGACCTTGGCCGACTTTTCGCTCGCATCCGAACTCAAGGCAGACGAGCACGGCCCGGCGCTCTGCGACGGCAAGATCGACGGCTTCTTCTACGGTGTCGGCCATCCCTCCGCCAATATCCAGGATCCAACGACGACCTGCGGCGCAAAGCTGGTGTCGCTGACCGGCGAAGCGGTCGACAAGCTGGTCGCTGAAAATCCCTATTACGCGCGGGCGACCATTCCGGGCGGCCTCTACAACAACAATCCGGAAGACACTGAAACCTTCGGCGTTCTGGCCACGCTGGTCACGTCGGCCAATGTTCCGGAGGAAAGCGTCTACCAGCTGACAAAATCGGTGTTCGAGAATTTTGACGAGTTCAAGTCGCTGCATCCGGCTTTCGCTAATCTCGATCCGGCCAAGATGATCGCGGAGGGCCTCTCGGCGCCGCTGCATCCGGGCGCGGAAAAATATTACAAGGAGAAGGGGTGGTTGAAATAA
- a CDS encoding TRAP transporter permease has product MTGQILLWTAVAWSLFQLWYASPLPFVFGFGVLNDTEARAIHLGFALFLTFLAYPALKTSPRDRVPLADWVLAALGAFAGAYLFLFYVVLSGRPGQPTILDLVTGTAGILLLLEATRRALGLPMVFVAGVFIFYTFAGQYMPDVIQHRGASLVKFLNHQWLTTEGVFGIALGVSTSFVFLFVLFGTLLEKAGAGNWMMQISIALLGHLRGGPAKVAVVSSALNGVVSGSSVSNVVSGGIFTIPLMKRTGFSGVKAGAIEASASINGQIMPPVMGAAAFLMVEYVGIPYAEIVKHALLPAVFSYIALLYIVHLEAIKLNMQPIRQRPTPRRERWLRMGLGLSGSILAVCIIYYGIVAIRAAFGESSPLLLAIAGVALYVATVWYSSRHPDLELDDPNAPILELPRAWDVTRTGLDFLIPIAVLLWCLMVEQLSPGLSAFWATLTILAIVATRKPLMAIFRKEHFARSIRAAAWDLTDGLALGARNMIGIAVATATAGIVVGTITLTGLGLMMTELVEFISGGNVILMLVLIAAISLVLGMGIPTTANYILVATLMAPVVVDLSAQAGLAIPLIAVHLFVFYFGIMADITPPVGLAAFAAAAISKEDPIATGFQGALYSLRTAILPFVFIFNPAILLIGVDTWAHTIWVAAVSLAAILIFSAVTMNWFVTKSRLWESAVLLLACFTLFRPDWWLNQVSPPYRELPASEFLSAVEEVPAKGRINFVVQGIDLMGDDVRKTVNVPLGEPDEALQRLQSIGLTVTPAGDTLMISNVAFGSYAKRIGLEVGYDVVAVLKKAEQPSSLIPVGAALALTAGIAGLQFARRRTVRGDTRRATETQAPLR; this is encoded by the coding sequence GTGACGGGGCAAATATTGCTCTGGACCGCTGTCGCTTGGTCGCTGTTCCAGCTTTGGTACGCGTCCCCCCTGCCGTTTGTCTTTGGCTTCGGCGTCCTCAACGATACCGAGGCCCGCGCCATCCATCTCGGTTTTGCGCTGTTTCTGACCTTTCTCGCCTATCCCGCGCTGAAAACGTCGCCGCGCGACCGGGTGCCGCTCGCTGATTGGGTGCTGGCGGCACTCGGCGCCTTCGCCGGCGCCTATCTGTTCCTCTTCTATGTCGTGCTTTCGGGGCGGCCCGGCCAGCCGACGATACTCGATCTCGTGACCGGCACCGCCGGCATCCTGCTGCTGCTCGAAGCCACGCGCCGCGCGCTCGGCCTGCCAATGGTGTTCGTCGCGGGCGTCTTCATCTTCTATACCTTCGCCGGCCAGTACATGCCGGACGTGATCCAGCACCGCGGCGCCTCGCTGGTCAAATTCCTCAACCATCAATGGCTGACGACGGAGGGCGTGTTCGGCATCGCGCTCGGCGTGTCGACGAGCTTCGTTTTCCTGTTCGTGCTGTTCGGAACGCTGCTTGAAAAGGCCGGCGCCGGCAACTGGATGATGCAGATTTCGATCGCGTTGCTCGGGCATCTGCGCGGCGGCCCGGCCAAGGTCGCCGTGGTCTCCTCGGCCTTGAATGGCGTCGTCTCCGGCTCGTCAGTTTCCAACGTCGTGTCGGGCGGCATCTTCACCATTCCCCTGATGAAGCGCACTGGGTTTTCCGGCGTCAAGGCCGGCGCGATCGAGGCCTCAGCCTCGATAAACGGCCAGATCATGCCGCCGGTCATGGGCGCCGCCGCATTTCTGATGGTCGAATATGTCGGCATTCCCTATGCAGAGATCGTCAAGCACGCGCTGTTGCCGGCCGTCTTTTCCTACATCGCGCTTCTCTACATCGTACATCTCGAGGCGATAAAGCTGAACATGCAGCCAATCCGGCAGCGCCCCACCCCGAGGCGAGAGCGGTGGCTACGCATGGGTCTCGGGCTCTCCGGGAGCATCCTCGCGGTCTGCATTATCTACTACGGGATCGTCGCCATCCGTGCCGCATTCGGCGAAAGCTCGCCCCTGCTGCTCGCGATCGCGGGCGTGGCGCTCTATGTTGCGACAGTCTGGTATTCGTCGCGTCATCCCGATCTGGAACTCGACGACCCCAATGCGCCGATCCTGGAACTGCCGCGGGCATGGGATGTGACGCGAACGGGGCTCGATTTTCTCATTCCCATTGCCGTCCTGCTCTGGTGTCTGATGGTCGAGCAGCTTTCGCCCGGGCTCTCGGCCTTCTGGGCGACGCTAACGATCCTCGCTATCGTCGCCACTCGCAAGCCGCTGATGGCCATTTTCCGCAAGGAGCATTTTGCGCGTTCAATCCGCGCCGCCGCATGGGATCTGACCGACGGGCTGGCGCTCGGCGCCCGTAACATGATCGGCATCGCAGTCGCCACCGCCACCGCCGGCATCGTCGTCGGCACAATTACCCTCACCGGCCTCGGCCTGATGATGACCGAACTTGTCGAGTTCATCTCCGGCGGCAACGTCATCCTGATGCTGGTTCTCATTGCCGCGATCAGCCTGGTGCTGGGCATGGGCATCCCGACCACCGCCAATTACATTCTGGTCGCCACCCTGATGGCGCCGGTCGTCGTCGACCTCAGTGCCCAGGCGGGCCTCGCCATCCCGCTGATCGCGGTCCACCTCTTCGTCTTCTATTTCGGTATTATGGCCGACATCACGCCGCCTGTCGGGCTCGCCGCCTTCGCGGCGGCGGCGATCTCCAAGGAAGACCCGATCGCTACGGGCTTCCAGGGTGCGCTCTATTCGTTGCGCACCGCTATCCTGCCCTTTGTCTTCATATTCAATCCGGCCATCCTGCTGATCGGCGTCGACACGTGGGCCCATACGATCTGGGTCGCTGCCGTTTCGCTTGCCGCCATCCTCATCTTCTCGGCCGTGACAATGAACTGGTTCGTGACGAAAAGCCGGCTGTGGGAAAGCGCGGTCCTGCTGCTCGCCTGCTTTACGCTGTTCCGCCCGGACTGGTGGCTCAACCAGGTCTCGCCGCCCTACAGGGAACTGCCGGCCTCCGAATTCCTGTCGGCCGTCGAGGAGGTTCCGGCAAAGGGCCGGATCAACTTCGTGGTCCAAGGCATCGATTTAATGGGCGACGACGTTCGCAAGACTGTCAACGTGCCGCTCGGCGAACCAGACGAGGCACTGCAGCGGCTGCAATCGATCGGGCTCACCGTCACACCGGCGGGCGACACGCTGATGATTAGCAATGTCGCCTTCGGCTCCTATGCCAAGCGTATCGGGCTCGAGGTCGGCTATGACGTGGTCGCGGTCTTGAAGAAAGCCGAGCAACCATCAAGCCTTATCCCGGTCGGCGCTGCCCTTGCGCTGACGGCGGGTATTGCCGGCCTGCAGTTCGCGCGCAGACGGACCGTGAGAGGCGATACCCGTCGAGCGACGGAGACACAAGCTCCACTGCGCTGA
- a CDS encoding sulfotransferase family 2 domain-containing protein: MIISHRHKFIFVHVPKNAGSTIAAYLARDLGPRDLQLGSWKDALGNGAKANRLALTAILRHHSPLEIARTLIRNGKLDPLAGDALSRRFAGKLWDHSGASEIEAFDPSAWKHYFKFCFVRNPFERAVSVYNWHYRKAETRPSFSQMLCLIEEGAAKTERINWESWQLYTKNDEIVVDFVGRQERLADDLSIICDRLGMRFDERFLIKAKASPRRVDIRSYYKPGDRERIERLFGPEIEHFKYRFPD; encoded by the coding sequence ATGATCATATCCCATCGCCATAAATTCATTTTCGTGCACGTGCCGAAAAACGCCGGCAGCACGATTGCCGCTTATCTTGCTCGCGATTTGGGACCACGTGACCTGCAGCTCGGGTCTTGGAAGGATGCACTCGGTAATGGAGCGAAAGCCAATCGCCTCGCATTAACCGCCATCCTCCGCCACCACTCTCCCCTCGAGATCGCGCGAACGCTCATTCGCAACGGCAAGCTCGACCCCTTGGCCGGAGACGCTCTCAGCCGGCGCTTTGCCGGCAAGCTCTGGGACCACTCAGGCGCAAGCGAGATCGAGGCCTTCGATCCCTCCGCCTGGAAACACTATTTCAAATTCTGCTTTGTGCGAAACCCGTTCGAGCGCGCCGTTTCTGTTTACAACTGGCACTACAGGAAGGCGGAAACGCGCCCAAGCTTCTCGCAAATGCTATGCTTGATCGAGGAAGGTGCCGCCAAGACGGAGCGCATTAATTGGGAATCCTGGCAGCTCTACACCAAGAACGACGAGATCGTCGTGGACTTCGTGGGCCGGCAGGAGCGCCTCGCGGATGATCTAAGCATCATATGCGATAGACTCGGCATGCGTTTTGATGAGCGCTTTCTGATCAAAGCGAAGGCGAGCCCAAGGAGGGTCGATATTCGCAGCTACTATAAACCGGGTGACCGGGAACGCATCGAGCGGCTTTTCGGCCCCGAAATCGAGCATTTCAAGTATCGTTTTCCCGATTAG
- a CDS encoding GntR family transcriptional regulator produces the protein MMSTKLTAAPPGSTQIQRANSLTEDVYEAIFNQLVSLKIPPGARITVDNLVKEFNVSHTPIREALGRLEGEGLVVKQHLVGYRAAPQITRRRFDELYQLRLLLEPDGAAKAATAMDAEKLAILQKAAGVMAKRGRKDERLHYATFARQDAIFHDRIMEFAGNELIREILSFQHAHFHMFRLMFHWRVTEEALDEHQALLDAFAAGDAVGAAKAMRLHIEHSRDRFLPAFE, from the coding sequence ATGATGTCGACCAAGCTCACCGCAGCACCGCCGGGCAGTACCCAAATCCAGCGCGCCAACAGCCTGACGGAGGATGTCTACGAGGCGATCTTCAACCAATTGGTGTCGCTCAAGATCCCGCCGGGTGCGCGTATTACGGTCGACAACCTCGTGAAGGAATTCAACGTTTCCCACACGCCAATCCGGGAGGCTCTCGGCCGGTTGGAAGGCGAGGGCCTGGTTGTAAAGCAGCATCTGGTCGGCTATCGCGCGGCGCCACAAATAACGCGCCGGCGGTTCGACGAGCTTTATCAGCTCCGCCTCCTGCTGGAGCCTGATGGCGCGGCGAAGGCGGCCACCGCCATGGACGCTGAAAAGCTTGCGATCCTACAGAAGGCCGCAGGCGTCATGGCGAAGCGCGGCCGCAAGGACGAACGCCTGCACTATGCCACCTTCGCCCGACAGGATGCGATTTTCCACGACCGCATCATGGAATTCGCCGGCAACGAACTCATTCGGGAAATACTGAGTTTCCAGCACGCACACTTTCACATGTTCCGCCTCATGTTTCATTGGCGCGTCACCGAGGAGGCGCTGGACGAACACCAGGCCCTGCTCGACGCATTTGCCGCCGGCGACGCGGTCGGTGCTGCAAAGGCGATGCGACTGCATATCGAGCATTCGCGCGACCGGTTTCTGCCGGCCTTCGAATGA
- a CDS encoding DJ-1/PfpI family protein, which translates to MPGKKILMLTGDFTEEYEIFVFQQAMEAVGHTVHIICPDKNAGDILKTSLHDFEGDQTYTEKPGHSVVINKTFSEAEAQLDEYHAVYCAGGRGPEYIRTDKRVQAIVRHFHEKRKPIFTICHGVQILIAVEGVVRGKKVGALGACEPEVTLAGGTYIDLSPTEAYVDGTMVSAKGWTALAAFMRECLKVLGTEIHHK; encoded by the coding sequence ATGCCAGGCAAGAAAATTCTCATGCTGACCGGTGATTTCACCGAGGAATACGAAATCTTCGTCTTCCAACAGGCTATGGAGGCCGTCGGCCATACAGTCCACATCATCTGCCCGGACAAGAACGCCGGCGACATCCTGAAGACGTCCTTGCACGACTTCGAGGGCGACCAGACTTACACCGAGAAACCCGGCCATAGCGTCGTCATCAACAAGACGTTTTCGGAAGCAGAGGCTCAGCTCGACGAGTATCACGCCGTCTACTGCGCCGGCGGCCGCGGACCGGAATACATCCGCACTGACAAGCGCGTGCAGGCAATCGTGCGGCACTTCCACGAAAAGCGGAAGCCGATCTTCACGATCTGCCACGGCGTACAAATCCTGATCGCAGTCGAGGGTGTCGTGCGCGGCAAGAAGGTCGGCGCTCTGGGCGCCTGCGAGCCGGAAGTCACGCTGGCTGGCGGCACCTATATCGATCTCTCCCCGACCGAGGCCTATGTCGACGGCACGATGGTGTCAGCAAAGGGCTGGACGGCTCTTGCCGCCTTCATGCGGGAGTGCCTGAAAGTTCTCGGGACCGAGATCCACCACAAGTAA
- a CDS encoding M24 family metallopeptidase has protein sequence MDISPRKTRAAEPPFDTAKLDRLMEEADIDVLLATSKHNTQYLLGGYKFIFFAAMDAIGHSRYLPIVVYEKGSPDHSAYVGNRMEGGEHQNNPFWTPAVHAATWGTLDAAALAVEHLKKIGKAGARIGIEPPFLPSDARDLLASRLEGARFVDATHTLERLRAIKTPQELEKLKLASELITDSMLATIAAAREGSTKAEIIERLRREETNRGLHFEYCLLTLGASHNRAASPQAWAKGEVLSIDSGGNYHGYIGDLCRMGVLGEPDAELEDLLAEVEAIQQAAFAKAKAGAAGSEMIAAAEKMLKSSPSAAFTDFFCHGMGLISHEAPFLMTNHPVAYEGVDADGPLEAGMVISVETTMLHPKRGFIKLEDTLAITKDGYEMFGNRGRGWNPGAA, from the coding sequence GTGGATATCAGCCCTAGAAAAACGCGGGCGGCGGAGCCGCCCTTCGATACGGCGAAACTCGACAGGCTCATGGAGGAGGCGGACATCGACGTGCTGCTCGCCACCTCCAAGCACAATACGCAGTACCTGCTGGGCGGCTACAAATTCATCTTCTTCGCCGCGATGGATGCGATCGGGCACAGCCGCTATCTGCCGATCGTCGTTTACGAGAAGGGCTCGCCCGACCACTCGGCCTATGTTGGCAACCGCATGGAGGGAGGTGAACACCAGAACAACCCGTTCTGGACGCCCGCCGTCCATGCGGCGACCTGGGGTACGCTCGACGCTGCAGCGCTCGCGGTCGAGCACCTGAAGAAGATCGGTAAGGCGGGTGCGCGCATAGGCATCGAGCCGCCCTTCCTGCCCTCCGATGCGCGGGACCTGCTGGCTTCTCGCCTTGAAGGTGCGCGTTTCGTGGACGCGACGCACACGCTCGAGCGACTGCGCGCTATCAAGACGCCGCAGGAACTGGAAAAACTCAAGCTCGCCTCCGAGCTCATCACGGACTCCATGCTCGCGACGATCGCGGCGGCACGGGAGGGATCTACCAAGGCGGAGATCATTGAACGGCTCAGGCGAGAGGAGACCAATCGCGGGCTGCACTTCGAGTATTGCCTGCTGACCCTCGGCGCTAGTCACAACCGTGCGGCCTCGCCGCAGGCGTGGGCGAAGGGCGAGGTGCTTTCGATCGATTCCGGGGGCAACTATCACGGCTATATCGGTGACCTTTGCCGCATGGGCGTGCTCGGCGAGCCGGATGCGGAGCTCGAGGACCTGCTAGCTGAAGTCGAGGCGATCCAGCAGGCGGCCTTCGCCAAGGCCAAGGCCGGGGCAGCAGGCAGTGAGATGATCGCGGCGGCGGAAAAGATGCTGAAAAGCTCGCCGTCGGCCGCCTTTACCGACTTCTTCTGCCACGGCATGGGTCTCATCAGCCACGAAGCACCCTTCCTGATGACGAACCACCCAGTCGCCTATGAGGGCGTGGACGCGGATGGCCCTCTGGAGGCAGGCATGGTCATTTCCGTCGAGACGACGATGCTTCACCCGAAGCGCGGTTTCATCAAGCTCGAGGACACGCTCGCCATCACCAAGGACGGGTACGAGATGTTCGGCAACAGAGGGCGCGGCTGGAACCCCGGGGCGGCATAG
- a CDS encoding cupin domain-containing protein yields the protein MAKDKYFLYPKDVDSFGFDWGRLALTVAPEVNGAERFSGGVVDLPSGEGHARHNHPGAEEIIFVISGEGEQMVEDENANPVTQKVGPGCTIYVPESRFHSTKNTGPGPMQLFVVYSPAGPERALRDLPDFRPIPPGA from the coding sequence ATGGCAAAGGACAAATATTTTCTCTACCCGAAGGATGTCGACAGCTTCGGCTTCGACTGGGGCCGGCTTGCGCTGACAGTCGCGCCGGAGGTGAACGGGGCCGAACGCTTCTCGGGTGGTGTGGTGGATTTGCCGAGCGGCGAGGGGCATGCGCGTCACAATCATCCGGGCGCCGAAGAGATCATTTTCGTCATCTCGGGCGAGGGCGAGCAGATGGTGGAGGACGAGAACGCCAATCCGGTGACGCAGAAGGTTGGGCCCGGTTGCACGATCTATGTACCGGAAAGCCGGTTCCATTCGACGAAGAACACCGGTCCCGGCCCGATGCAGCTTTTCGTGGTCTATTCACCGGCCGGCCCCGAGCGCGCGCTTCGGGATCTGCCGGATTTCCGACCAATCCCGCCTGGCGCCTGA
- a CDS encoding phosphoenolpyruvate hydrolase family protein has protein sequence MPAIPRKTILENLHGMIAAGKPIVGGGAGTGISAKAEEAGGIDLIIIYNSGRYRMAGRGSAAGLLAYGNANEIVKEMALEVLPVVKATPVLAGVNGTDPFVFMPQFLTELKAMGFSGVQNFPTIGLFDGRMRRSFEETGMGYGLEVDMIAEAHRLDLLTTPYVFNEEEAIAMTKAGADIVVAHMGVTTGGAIGATSAMSLDDCVREIDAMAAAACSVRKDVIVLCHGGPISMPEDARYVLDRCPGCNGFYGASSMERLPAEVAIRKQTEDFKALAISTVV, from the coding sequence ATGCCAGCAATCCCCCGCAAGACCATTCTCGAAAACCTCCATGGCATGATCGCGGCCGGCAAGCCGATCGTCGGCGGCGGCGCGGGAACGGGGATTTCGGCCAAGGCCGAGGAGGCGGGCGGAATTGACCTCATCATCATCTACAATTCCGGCCGCTACCGAATGGCGGGCCGTGGCTCGGCGGCCGGCTTGCTCGCCTATGGTAATGCCAACGAGATCGTGAAGGAAATGGCCCTGGAGGTGCTGCCGGTCGTGAAGGCGACACCGGTACTTGCCGGCGTCAACGGCACTGACCCATTCGTGTTCATGCCGCAATTTCTCACGGAACTGAAGGCCATGGGCTTTTCCGGCGTACAAAATTTCCCGACCATTGGCCTCTTCGACGGCCGGATGCGGCGGAGCTTCGAGGAGACCGGCATGGGCTACGGTCTTGAGGTGGACATGATCGCTGAGGCCCACCGGCTCGACCTGCTGACGACACCCTATGTCTTCAACGAGGAAGAAGCGATCGCGATGACGAAGGCCGGTGCCGACATCGTCGTCGCTCATATGGGCGTTACCACGGGGGGCGCGATCGGCGCCACTTCCGCGATGTCGCTCGACGACTGCGTGAGGGAAATCGATGCGATGGCGGCGGCCGCATGCTCGGTACGGAAGGACGTCATCGTGCTTTGCCACGGTGGACCGATCTCGATGCCGGAAGATGCACGCTACGTCCTGGATCGTTGCCCGGGCTGCAATGGTTTTTATGGCGCAAGTTCCATGGAGCGCCTGCCGGCAGAGGTGGCGATCCGCAAGCAGACGGAAGATTTCAAGGCGCTTGCCATCAGTACGGTGGTCTGA
- a CDS encoding Tm-1-like ATP-binding domain-containing protein, protein MKHIYVVGTADTKGEELAYLAARVEAAGGRPVLVDVGTRRPTVMVDISAEIVAAAHPDGAAAVLSGDDRGTAVAAMGEAFARFLPARDDVAGVVGIGGGGGTSIITAGMRRLPLGLPKIMVSTLASGDVAPYVDVSDIIMMPSVTDMAGLNRLSRVILQNAAEAIAAMANRPAKETASKPALGLTMFGVTTPCVTAIVDRLKADHDCMVFHATGTGGRTMEKLADSGLLSGVLDITTTEVCDLLFGGVLPATEDRFGAIARTELPYVGSVGASDMVNFWAPETVPERYAGRLFYRHNPNVTLMRTTPEECAAVGRWIGAKLNVCKGPLRLLIPERGVSALDIEGGAFFDPAADAALFEALEATVERTDTRRVLRIPLHINDPQFAEAAVAAYRDIANP, encoded by the coding sequence ATGAAGCACATCTACGTCGTCGGCACGGCCGACACGAAGGGGGAGGAACTCGCTTATCTTGCGGCCCGCGTCGAGGCGGCGGGCGGCCGGCCCGTTCTGGTCGATGTCGGCACGCGTCGTCCGACGGTTATGGTCGACATCTCCGCCGAAATCGTGGCCGCCGCGCATCCGGACGGTGCTGCCGCGGTGCTTTCCGGCGACGACCGGGGAACGGCGGTCGCCGCGATGGGCGAGGCCTTCGCGCGCTTTCTTCCCGCGCGGGACGACGTCGCCGGCGTGGTGGGCATCGGTGGTGGCGGCGGGACGTCGATCATCACCGCCGGCATGCGCAGGTTGCCGCTCGGGCTACCGAAGATCATGGTCTCGACGCTCGCCTCCGGCGACGTGGCACCTTATGTCGACGTCTCCGACATCATCATGATGCCGTCGGTCACCGACATGGCCGGGCTCAACCGCCTAAGTCGTGTGATCCTGCAGAACGCCGCCGAGGCGATTGCCGCGATGGCGAACCGGCCGGCGAAGGAAACGGCCTCGAAGCCCGCTCTCGGCCTTACCATGTTCGGCGTGACGACGCCCTGTGTGACTGCCATCGTCGATCGACTGAAGGCCGATCATGACTGTATGGTCTTCCATGCCACCGGCACCGGCGGACGCACGATGGAGAAGCTTGCAGACAGCGGTCTTCTTTCCGGTGTGCTCGACATTACGACGACGGAGGTCTGCGATCTTCTCTTTGGCGGCGTGCTGCCGGCGACGGAGGATCGTTTCGGCGCAATTGCGCGCACCGAACTGCCCTATGTCGGCTCTGTCGGGGCGTCGGATATGGTGAACTTCTGGGCACCCGAGACGGTGCCGGAGCGTTATGCCGGTCGCCTCTTCTACCGCCATAACCCGAACGTTACGCTCATGCGCACCACCCCGGAGGAGTGCGCCGCGGTTGGACGGTGGATTGGTGCAAAGCTCAACGTCTGCAAAGGCCCTCTCCGCTTACTGATCCCGGAGAGAGGCGTATCGGCGCTCGATATCGAGGGCGGCGCCTTCTTCGATCCCGCTGCGGATGCCGCGCTCTTCGAGGCGCTGGAAGCCACCGTCGAAAGAACCGACACGCGCCGCGTGCTCCGGATTCCGCTCCACATCAACGATCCGCAGTTCGCCGAGGCCGCCGTCGCGGCCTACCGAGACATCGCCAACCCCTGA
- a CDS encoding TetR/AcrR family transcriptional regulator translates to MDVSRQQNESAVRAERGPRARTRKLMLETATRLMQSGFTPSVSEVAEAAEVSRATAYRYFPSQAALVHAVVDEALGPILDWRSEAPDALTRVADLLATAMPRIDEFEATFKAALKLSLDQWAQRQAGTLGNEPRLTRGHRVNLLRQVTVPLEGKVSTEAREQLAQALSLVFGVEVLVVLKDIWGLTAERAQSVAEWAAAALVEAAIREAENAA, encoded by the coding sequence ATGGATGTCTCACGTCAACAGAACGAATCCGCCGTACGCGCCGAACGCGGTCCCCGAGCCCGCACGCGCAAACTCATGCTGGAAACCGCCACACGGTTGATGCAGTCTGGTTTCACGCCCTCGGTGAGTGAGGTCGCGGAAGCCGCCGAAGTGTCGCGCGCCACGGCCTATCGGTACTTTCCGAGCCAGGCCGCGCTGGTTCATGCGGTGGTGGACGAGGCGCTCGGCCCGATCCTCGACTGGCGCTCCGAAGCGCCCGATGCGCTGACCCGAGTCGCCGATCTGCTGGCGACGGCCATGCCGCGCATCGACGAATTCGAGGCTACCTTCAAGGCTGCGCTCAAGCTCTCGCTTGACCAGTGGGCGCAGCGGCAGGCCGGTACGCTTGGCAACGAACCACGGCTCACGCGCGGCCACCGCGTCAATCTCCTGCGACAGGTCACCGTGCCGCTCGAAGGCAAGGTGTCCACCGAAGCCCGCGAGCAACTCGCTCAGGCGCTCTCGCTCGTCTTCGGTGTCGAGGTGTTGGTCGTCCTCAAGGACATCTGGGGCCTCACGGCCGAACGCGCGCAATCCGTCGCCGAATGGGCGGCGGCCGCCCTCGTCGAGGCGGCGATCCGCGAGGCGGAGAACGCGGCATGA